One stretch of Oscillospiraceae bacterium DNA includes these proteins:
- a CDS encoding DUF2992 family protein, protein MERKGKSKAIREAEKERRFELKQDKRKEKHRGISLLCFLIEP, encoded by the coding sequence CTGGAGAGAAAAGGTAAATCTAAAGCGATTCGTGAAGCGGAAAAAGAACGCAGATTCGAACTGAAACAAGATAAACGCAAAGAAAAACACAGGGGCATTAGCCTCCTGTGTTTTTTAATTGAACCGTAA
- a CDS encoding trypsin-like peptidase domain-containing protein, with translation MRRILKIITAVLLTGVMLLFGIPVSAMGFDADTVYESVFVVCSGDALGSGFSIGENCIITNAHVIDNRLNIYVYTHSGSEYRAKVALMDEDLDIAVLQVDGVTFSALIVAGSDGKVGDDIYTVGAPENLAYTLTKGIISAKNREVDGNTYIQIDAAVNPGNSGGPLLNDSGEVLGVNTLKLADSEGIGLSIPIAEVTKFLAQNGIELDDKGNVAQRIEVSSVQSIPGESEAQPTDDIVTDSAKDPVLIAILCISAVLNVILIVVLVYKNRKKPKADPSERTDFEIDIME, from the coding sequence ATGAGAAGAATTTTAAAAATTATAACGGCGGTATTGCTGACAGGAGTGATGCTTCTGTTCGGCATACCTGTTTCGGCAATGGGATTCGACGCAGACACGGTCTATGAATCGGTATTTGTTGTCTGCTCGGGGGATGCACTCGGCAGCGGATTTTCCATCGGTGAAAACTGTATCATCACCAATGCGCATGTTATCGACAATCGATTGAATATTTATGTCTACACCCATTCGGGCAGCGAATATCGCGCAAAAGTAGCACTGATGGATGAGGACTTGGATATTGCCGTGCTCCAGGTGGACGGCGTCACATTTTCCGCATTGATTGTTGCCGGTTCCGACGGAAAAGTCGGCGATGATATCTACACGGTCGGTGCACCGGAAAATCTGGCCTATACCCTGACCAAAGGAATTATATCGGCGAAAAATCGGGAGGTTGACGGCAACACTTATATCCAGATTGACGCGGCGGTCAATCCGGGCAACAGCGGGGGCCCGCTGCTAAACGACAGCGGGGAAGTGCTCGGCGTCAATACACTGAAGCTGGCTGACAGCGAGGGCATAGGCCTCTCGATCCCGATTGCCGAAGTCACGAAATTCCTCGCCCAAAACGGAATTGAATTGGATGATAAGGGCAATGTCGCACAGCGGATCGAGGTCTCGTCCGTCCAAAGCATACCCGGCGAATCGGAAGCTCAACCCACCGATGATATCGTCACCGATAGTGCAAAAGACCCGGTTTTAATTGCGATTTTATGTATTTCGGCAGTGTTGAATGTGATTTTAATCGTCGTACTGGTTTATAAAAACCGCAAAAAGCCCAAAGCGGACCCCTCCGAGAGAACCGATTTTGAGATTGATATTATGGAGTGA
- a CDS encoding EsaB/YukD family protein, with translation MGRVNVVIVDATGNKEQKVGLPDDIKCGIIMVKLIEKIKLPSVGPDGNPISYKFIHKVTGKQLLESQTLAEAGIRDGDVLRLQPEITAG, from the coding sequence ATGGGCAGAGTAAACGTGGTAATCGTGGATGCGACGGGAAACAAGGAGCAAAAAGTCGGCTTACCGGATGATATCAAATGCGGTATCATCATGGTAAAGCTGATCGAGAAAATCAAACTTCCGTCCGTCGGACCCGACGGAAATCCGATCAGCTACAAATTCATACATAAGGTGACCGGAAAGCAGCTGTTGGAGTCGCAAACGCTTGCCGAAGCCGGAATTCGGGACGGAGACGTATTGCGGTTACAGCCGGAGATCACCGCGGGCTGA
- the galU gene encoding UTP--glucose-1-phosphate uridylyltransferase GalU, with the protein MKVTKAVIPAAGLGTRVLPATKAIPKEMLPIVDKPSIQYIVEEAVAAGITDILIITNRGKVAMEDHFDRSPELEERLLAGNKTALYNSVLETSKMANIYFIRQKETKGLGHAIGCARGFVGNEPFAVLYGDDVIAGGKKPAIGELCEAYEKYGKGVAGIKEVDRESIKKYCSLAVSPLEDRTFAISDMVEKPSDEQIMSLYAILGRCVLTPEIFEILDKTPPGAGGEIQLTDAMRVLAQRYGMVGYEFTGKRYDIGNKLGYLEAIVELGVKHPELGSDFSNYLKSFIKNLS; encoded by the coding sequence ATGAAAGTTACAAAAGCTGTCATCCCCGCCGCCGGGCTCGGTACCCGCGTTCTGCCTGCAACCAAGGCAATCCCGAAAGAGATGCTACCCATCGTCGACAAACCCTCGATCCAGTATATCGTCGAGGAGGCGGTCGCCGCCGGTATTACCGACATTCTGATTATCACCAATCGCGGCAAAGTGGCGATGGAAGATCATTTCGATCGCTCTCCCGAATTGGAAGAACGCCTCTTGGCAGGCAACAAAACCGCGCTTTACAACTCGGTATTGGAGACTTCGAAGATGGCCAATATCTATTTTATCCGTCAAAAAGAGACCAAGGGACTCGGTCATGCCATCGGTTGTGCACGCGGTTTTGTCGGCAATGAGCCGTTTGCGGTGCTCTACGGCGACGACGTGATCGCAGGCGGAAAAAAGCCGGCCATTGGTGAACTCTGCGAGGCCTATGAAAAATACGGCAAAGGTGTCGCCGGTATTAAGGAAGTCGACCGCGAATCCATCAAAAAATACTGTTCATTGGCGGTTTCTCCGCTTGAAGATCGTACTTTTGCAATTTCGGATATGGTTGAAAAACCGAGTGACGAACAGATTATGTCTCTTTATGCGATTTTGGGCAGATGCGTGCTCACACCGGAAATTTTCGAAATTCTCGACAAAACCCCTCCCGGTGCGGGCGGAGAAATTCAACTTACCGACGCCATGCGGGTGCTCGCACAGCGTTACGGTATGGTCGGTTATGAATTCACCGGCAAGCGATATGACATCGGCAACAAACTCGGATACCTCGAAGCCATCGTTGAACTGGGTGTCAAGCATCCCGAACTGGGTTCGGATTTCAGCAATTATTTGAAATCTTTCATTAAAAATCTATCCTAA
- a CDS encoding transglutaminase domain-containing protein → MKNFLCVFLLVFIVLSAFTLPLSASPADTVIENLSAFNEQFSVSTDNIISVFREAFAAKPELIFYYYGMSYTVYGDHTDCEVQYTNTDIAISNIQIVNSSSELYECLRSAMMNAETKVYVVFTGGKELNTDFSDIIDQIHDRDYIAYMGYKSISVHSFINNHSDAIAYMIDFTYGYDSATMTEMKQETKAEVDWLASEVFSPGMSEYMLVKSIHDYLIDNTVYAQNSNENFIYYAYGPLVKGTGVCEGYAEAARLLFDAVGIESLFVSGTVDDSIPHAWNLVKIGGNWYQLDITWDDPITSDGRDVKTYEYFNITDAEMALDHVWSGNYPPCTATDRGIGATDTAVRPESQDESSEPSSVETSSVQASLPEPVSSSQTVSSKPSEPSASAASSETSSQKSVSPESSSLIVSSFESSSEPILPTFSVSSIPASSEPSAFEFSTLITSLSHQLGISIPFVTALLAVAAVAFLIIIVALIFRKRD, encoded by the coding sequence TTGAAAAATTTTTTATGCGTTTTTTTGCTTGTTTTTATAGTCCTTTCCGCTTTTACGCTGCCGCTGTCCGCTTCGCCTGCCGACACGGTTATCGAGAATTTATCCGCTTTTAACGAACAATTCAGTGTTTCGACCGATAATATTATCAGTGTGTTTCGGGAGGCTTTTGCCGCTAAGCCCGAATTAATCTTTTATTATTACGGAATGTCTTACACCGTTTACGGCGACCACACCGACTGCGAGGTGCAATATACCAACACCGATATCGCGATAAGCAATATTCAGATTGTCAACTCGAGCAGCGAATTATATGAGTGTCTCCGGTCCGCTATGATGAATGCAGAAACGAAAGTCTATGTTGTCTTTACCGGTGGTAAAGAATTAAATACCGACTTTTCCGATATAATCGATCAAATTCATGACCGCGACTATATCGCCTACATGGGTTATAAAAGTATCTCGGTGCACAGTTTTATCAACAATCACTCCGACGCTATTGCGTATATGATTGATTTCACCTACGGGTATGATAGCGCCACTATGACCGAGATGAAACAAGAGACCAAAGCCGAAGTGGACTGGTTGGCTTCAGAGGTGTTTTCACCCGGAATGAGTGAATATATGCTCGTAAAATCCATACATGATTATTTGATCGATAATACCGTATATGCTCAAAACAGCAATGAGAATTTTATTTATTATGCTTACGGGCCGTTAGTCAAAGGCACAGGCGTCTGCGAGGGATATGCGGAAGCAGCTCGTCTGCTCTTTGATGCGGTCGGTATTGAATCTTTATTTGTCAGCGGAACAGTAGATGATAGCATCCCTCACGCCTGGAACCTTGTAAAAATCGGGGGGAATTGGTATCAACTCGACATCACCTGGGACGACCCCATCACCTCGGACGGCAGAGACGTCAAAACCTATGAATATTTCAATATAACAGACGCCGAAATGGCATTGGATCACGTGTGGAGCGGAAATTATCCGCCCTGCACTGCCACTGACCGGGGAATCGGCGCAACAGATACTGCCGTTCGTCCGGAGTCCCAGGATGAATCCTCAGAACCGAGTAGCGTTGAAACGTCTTCCGTTCAAGCGAGTTTACCGGAGCCCGTTTCCTCTTCCCAAACGGTCTCATCTAAGCCATCCGAACCCTCGGCTTCAGCCGCTTCTTCCGAAACCTCATCGCAAAAATCGGTATCTCCGGAATCATCTTCACTGATTGTCAGTTCATTTGAAAGCTCTTCCGAACCGATTTTGCCGACTTTTTCGGTTTCGTCCATCCCTGCCTCATCCGAACCATCGGCTTTCGAATTCTCAACGCTTATAACTTCGCTGTCACACCAATTGGGCATATCCATACCGTTTGTCACGGCTTTACTTGCCGTCGCCGCAGTTGCTTTTCTTATCATTATTGTAGCCTTGATATTCAGAAAAAGAGATTAA
- a CDS encoding LysM peptidoglycan-binding domain-containing protein has product MSDIEIEVNEKEKSTEGNIQLPVNFITVGKIENEDVKVYIKQDIYKNIEHYAESDTKQELGSILLGDYTVSAGKTCVVISEFIEAKYTDASASTLTFTHETWDFIHKEHDHRFPNLKIIGWQHTHPNYGIFLSNYDMFIQENFFNMPFQVAYVVDPLQNIRGFFQWKNGKVEKLNGFYIYDGVEKPIKIEQRKLKTETEKSNKKQNAVFIALLAVLIVAAGGLLFHQNNLLNERKQQQSELESTVSVQTQTIEAQNTEITSLKEVFVNQVLDSENKDDVSDLIEKIESGQLVFDNQEAMLTELKSLLAKLEANESESVFFIVYTVQKGDTLSSICKSLGLDYQTNIGIIKALNDIENLDYICDGQNLLLPMFELGNT; this is encoded by the coding sequence ATGAGCGATATCGAGATTGAAGTCAATGAAAAGGAAAAATCGACAGAGGGAAATATTCAGCTTCCGGTGAATTTCATCACGGTCGGAAAAATTGAGAATGAAGATGTGAAGGTGTATATTAAGCAGGATATCTATAAAAACATCGAACATTATGCCGAATCCGATACAAAACAAGAGCTCGGCAGTATTTTATTGGGTGATTATACGGTATCTGCGGGAAAAACCTGTGTTGTGATTTCCGAATTCATCGAAGCCAAATATACCGACGCCTCAGCCTCGACGCTGACTTTCACCCACGAGACCTGGGATTTTATTCATAAAGAACATGACCACCGGTTTCCGAATCTGAAAATTATCGGCTGGCAGCATACGCACCCGAACTACGGAATCTTTCTGTCCAATTACGACATGTTCATTCAGGAGAATTTCTTCAATATGCCGTTTCAGGTGGCCTATGTCGTTGATCCGCTGCAAAACATCCGCGGATTTTTCCAGTGGAAAAACGGGAAGGTCGAGAAGCTGAACGGGTTTTATATTTATGACGGCGTCGAAAAACCCATTAAGATCGAGCAGCGGAAATTGAAAACCGAGACGGAGAAATCAAATAAAAAGCAAAACGCTGTTTTTATCGCACTGCTCGCGGTGCTGATTGTTGCTGCGGGTGGATTGTTGTTTCATCAAAACAACCTTTTAAACGAGAGAAAACAACAACAAAGCGAGTTGGAATCAACTGTGAGCGTCCAGACACAAACCATTGAAGCGCAAAACACTGAAATCACCTCGCTAAAAGAGGTATTCGTAAATCAAGTACTCGATTCCGAGAATAAGGACGATGTTTCGGATCTTATAGAGAAAATCGAATCCGGACAGCTTGTTTTCGACAATCAAGAGGCTATGCTGACCGAGTTGAAATCATTGCTTGCGAAACTTGAAGCAAATGAATCAGAATCCGTATTTTTCATTGTTTACACCGTTCAAAAGGGAGACACGCTTTCAAGCATCTGCAAATCACTCGGTCTAGACTATCAAACGAATATCGGCATCATTAAAGCGCTGAACGATATCGAAAACCTTGATTATATCTGCGACGGCCAAAATCTTCTGCTTCCGATGTTTGAATTAGGGAATACATAA
- a CDS encoding RING finger protein: MNTFAGKTCPYCKTEFAADDDIVVCSECGMPHHRECWVENQGCSTFGCSGTIQGVGSVQPESAQPVAAQYEFERPISAGSTSVAAVIAAPPTAVTVRAKFCPKCGAKREEEHLFCSECGYRFVARESTVSSAAATAAIQNPVYQGAPDPVVTMQEMYFKDTAHPEAKYIVRNVPFYLEKFKRMRLSDTIVSWNWPAMLVTPYWCMYRKMYGIGAAFVVGAIALAQWPIYGFIILLVTRIVFAIFANYIYMKRIQVMIIKEEIMDESLRPIYVMNHGGINTGAAIAAAIVLLIINIIIAYN; encoded by the coding sequence ATGAATACGTTCGCAGGAAAAACATGCCCCTATTGCAAAACGGAATTCGCCGCTGACGACGATATTGTTGTCTGCAGCGAATGCGGAATGCCGCATCACAGGGAGTGCTGGGTGGAAAATCAGGGCTGCAGCACCTTCGGGTGCAGCGGAACCATTCAGGGCGTCGGCAGTGTACAACCCGAAAGCGCACAACCCGTTGCAGCGCAGTATGAATTTGAAAGACCGATTTCCGCCGGCTCCACCAGTGTAGCTGCAGTAATTGCCGCTCCTCCCACAGCAGTAACTGTCAGGGCGAAATTCTGCCCGAAGTGCGGCGCAAAGCGGGAGGAGGAACATCTGTTTTGCAGTGAGTGCGGATATCGTTTTGTGGCACGGGAAAGTACTGTATCCTCCGCTGCAGCGACTGCGGCCATACAGAATCCGGTTTATCAGGGAGCTCCCGATCCTGTTGTAACCATGCAGGAGATGTATTTTAAAGATACCGCTCATCCCGAGGCAAAGTACATTGTACGAAATGTCCCGTTTTATCTGGAGAAGTTCAAGCGCATGCGCCTGTCGGATACCATCGTGAGTTGGAATTGGCCGGCGATGCTCGTTACCCCTTATTGGTGCATGTACAGAAAAATGTACGGAATCGGTGCGGCATTTGTTGTCGGCGCAATCGCTTTGGCTCAATGGCCGATATACGGTTTTATCATATTATTGGTCACCAGAATCGTCTTTGCGATATTTGCCAATTACATCTATATGAAACGTATTCAGGTAATGATAATCAAGGAAGAGATCATGGACGAATCTCTACGGCCGATTTATGTTATGAATCACGGCGGAATCAATACCGGAGCTGCGATAGCCGCGGCCATTGTATTATTAATCATCAATATCATCATCGCATATAATTGA
- a CDS encoding RING finger protein, with amino-acid sequence MNFWQGKICPVCKKEFNDKDDIVYCPECGTAHHRECWNQNGACFFAPEHANGNFDTTNELTAPSGPSKTNSVIHGVDENGKIICDFCGYHNDPMFRVCLNCGHELTLPNPEFKATPNYPPPPGSNAYNDGDTVYNDDGKLVEDISRADMARFYGANSDAAIHSFKQISQGKLAFSGYAFIGSFFWLLYHKMVSAGLAIALAVMSPILALYGIICVKCADALMVATNSITDYDAYMTEQYRIINEFLSANMAIVNICIALTVILYILSMVFCGFFGMKLYYNKAVKTIRMIRQRSYDRYQREYLFAAKGGVNAFAVLLPFVLYFFASSFVAYICLIFS; translated from the coding sequence ATGAATTTTTGGCAGGGAAAAATCTGTCCCGTCTGTAAAAAAGAATTCAACGATAAAGACGACATCGTCTATTGCCCCGAATGCGGAACGGCGCATCACCGAGAATGCTGGAACCAAAACGGCGCCTGTTTCTTTGCGCCCGAGCATGCTAACGGCAATTTTGATACGACTAATGAGCTTACTGCGCCTTCCGGACCTTCTAAAACAAACTCCGTAATCCATGGTGTCGATGAAAACGGAAAAATCATCTGTGACTTCTGCGGCTATCACAACGACCCGATGTTTCGCGTCTGCCTCAACTGCGGACACGAATTAACACTGCCGAATCCGGAATTCAAAGCAACTCCGAATTATCCCCCGCCCCCGGGTTCCAACGCCTATAATGACGGTGATACTGTCTATAATGACGACGGTAAGCTGGTCGAAGATATCAGCCGCGCCGATATGGCTCGGTTTTACGGTGCCAATTCGGACGCCGCCATTCACAGTTTCAAACAGATCAGTCAGGGAAAACTGGCTTTTTCCGGGTATGCATTTATCGGATCATTCTTCTGGCTTTTGTATCACAAAATGGTCAGTGCCGGACTTGCGATTGCGCTGGCAGTGATGTCTCCTATCCTTGCATTGTACGGCATCATCTGTGTCAAATGTGCGGATGCGCTTATGGTCGCAACCAACTCCATCACCGATTATGATGCCTATATGACCGAACAATACCGTATTATCAACGAATTTCTCTCCGCAAATATGGCGATTGTGAATATCTGTATTGCGCTCACAGTGATTCTATATATCTTGTCGATGGTGTTTTGCGGATTTTTCGGCATGAAACTCTATTACAACAAAGCTGTCAAGACCATCCGCATGATCCGTCAGCGCTCCTACGACCGCTATCAGCGCGAATATCTGTTTGCGGCCAAGGGCGGTGTCAATGCATTTGCGGTTTTGCTTCCATTTGTGCTGTATTTCTTCGCCTCTTCCTTTGTGGCATATATCTGTCTGATTTTCAGCTAA
- a CDS encoding FHA domain-containing protein, which produces MTPRMRRIASDWEQIKKDFTGHKNIIVTPVGEEPPEKYHVTYFVNGIYLLPDGSVQKLGRHEVEITLHAEYPRFKPICKILTPIWHPNFRDGQICIGDIWGAGESLADIIVNIGDMIQYKSWNSYSPLSAEAARWAMENRHLFPVGDVNLNIADDGKEKRDFEIELFDETPESDSPPQPTIETEPQLRPESQPESQPTPEPQPEQPQPFIPVPALVMEKPAGNDFDITAEELAGIEFVPTAQRMQTVAHGGLVKGRRINFKTIFVKGLLWALIGAILGFGGSELMQTAASDAVIAKISGYTELADFYELWDQTDKISDQLNQRFYAYCRDNDLNPKKDSSFDSWADDMTTSDQRLYDQYIVSYENANDAYETAYENFDGTEDEFYAVMDRVNRTSTGVWFSFVALFIGLMLGIGEGVYYGSAKQALRYALISAGISVAAGFISGYIAQWMYAGLLNEDTSDFMSSMIRGFSWAVMGIGVGLAVGLIKPEKKRLLYCTLGGLIGAFLGGFIFNGIYDLIPNDIVSRCVGIIVMGILIGLGVGLLEQFAKQAWLKVIRGEFEGKEYLVFAGTTSIGNNAKNTIVLFKDKLVAPHHCDIVLEGSKYTVVDQGSPLGTVVNGRRIQRQMLKKGDTIAIGNSVLVFNTK; this is translated from the coding sequence ATGACGCCCAGAATGCGCAGAATTGCTTCCGACTGGGAGCAGATCAAAAAGGATTTCACAGGTCACAAAAACATTATTGTCACACCCGTCGGGGAAGAGCCGCCGGAAAAATATCATGTGACCTATTTTGTCAACGGCATTTATTTGCTGCCGGATGGAAGCGTTCAAAAGCTGGGACGGCACGAGGTTGAAATCACCCTCCATGCCGAATATCCGAGATTCAAACCGATCTGTAAAATCCTGACGCCGATCTGGCACCCGAATTTTCGGGACGGACAGATCTGCATCGGCGACATCTGGGGCGCCGGCGAATCTCTGGCCGACATCATCGTCAACATCGGCGATATGATTCAATATAAATCCTGGAATTCTTACAGTCCCCTTTCAGCCGAAGCTGCCAGATGGGCGATGGAAAACCGCCATCTGTTTCCGGTCGGAGACGTCAATCTAAATATCGCCGATGACGGCAAAGAAAAACGTGATTTTGAGATTGAGTTATTTGACGAGACTCCGGAGTCGGATTCTCCTCCTCAACCCACCATTGAAACCGAACCCCAACTTCGACCGGAATCCCAACCCGAGTCGCAACCCACCCCTGAACCTCAGCCGGAACAGCCGCAGCCATTTATACCGGTGCCGGCGCTTGTGATGGAAAAACCTGCGGGGAACGATTTTGACATCACGGCCGAGGAACTTGCCGGAATCGAATTTGTCCCGACCGCACAACGGATGCAGACAGTTGCACACGGCGGTTTGGTCAAAGGCCGTCGGATCAATTTCAAAACCATTTTTGTGAAGGGTTTATTATGGGCACTGATCGGTGCCATATTGGGCTTCGGCGGTTCTGAATTGATGCAAACTGCGGCAAGCGATGCGGTAATCGCAAAGATTTCGGGTTATACCGAACTGGCTGATTTCTATGAGCTGTGGGATCAGACAGATAAGATTTCCGACCAGCTGAATCAGCGCTTTTATGCTTATTGCAGAGATAACGATTTGAATCCAAAAAAGGATTCGAGTTTTGATTCTTGGGCAGACGATATGACCACATCGGATCAGCGTTTATATGATCAATATATTGTATCTTATGAAAACGCGAATGATGCTTACGAAACAGCATATGAAAACTTTGACGGCACCGAAGATGAATTTTACGCGGTGATGGATCGTGTCAACAGGACATCGACCGGCGTGTGGTTTTCGTTTGTGGCGCTGTTCATCGGGTTGATGCTGGGAATCGGTGAGGGTGTGTATTACGGATCGGCAAAACAGGCGTTGAGATACGCATTGATCAGCGCCGGCATTTCCGTTGCTGCGGGATTTATAAGCGGATATATCGCACAGTGGATGTATGCCGGACTGCTTAATGAAGACACATCGGATTTTATGTCCTCCATGATCCGAGGATTCAGTTGGGCGGTTATGGGAATCGGAGTGGGGTTGGCGGTCGGTTTGATTAAGCCGGAGAAGAAACGGCTGCTGTATTGCACGCTTGGCGGTCTGATCGGTGCATTCCTCGGCGGATTTATTTTCAACGGTATTTATGACCTCATTCCGAATGACATCGTCTCCCGTTGTGTGGGAATCATTGTGATGGGAATTTTAATCGGTCTCGGTGTCGGTTTATTGGAGCAGTTTGCAAAACAGGCCTGGCTCAAGGTAATCCGCGGCGAGTTTGAGGGTAAGGAATATCTGGTGTTTGCGGGTACGACGAGCATCGGAAACAACGCAAAGAATACGATTGTGTTGTTCAAGGACAAGCTGGTCGCACCGCATCACTGTGACATCGTACTCGAAGGCAGCAAATATACGGTCGTCGATCAGGGCTCTCCGTTGGGTACGGTTGTCAACGGCAGAAGAATCCAGCGGCAGATGCTGAAAAAAGGAGATACCATTGCGATTGGCAACTCCGTATTGGTCTTCAATACAAAATAG
- a CDS encoding ThiF family adenylyltransferase, whose protein sequence is MENNIELSSADFEEDRYDRLRLIPWWDQKRLSEATIMVVGAGAIGNEIIKNLALLGIGRLLIVDMDRIEHTNLTRSVLFRAKDVGRYKAEVAAERATELNPDVKAKAFIGNIIDDIGLGVFRRADVILGGLDNREARLAINQACYKVNKPWIDGAIEVLNGFARVFLPPDGACYECTMTETDWKLINKRKSCALLTHEQMAEGKIPTTPTSSSVIAGIQVQEMLKLLHSDRELPTLAGKCYVFNGLTHDSYIVEYQRKPDCMSHDSYEKIEQKPWSVRTMTLKELVAAIKNEMGENAVVDFDRDIATAAGCTCGEIKELLKPIHQLSGMDITCAKCGKTMDFDSFHSLNGTEPFLDQTPYDVGIPPLHIITGRVGTKLRYYEFTGDEKEVFAEL, encoded by the coding sequence ATGGAAAATAACATCGAACTGTCGAGTGCCGATTTTGAAGAGGACCGGTACGACCGATTGCGGCTGATCCCCTGGTGGGATCAAAAACGTCTGTCCGAAGCGACGATAATGGTTGTCGGTGCAGGTGCGATCGGCAACGAAATCATCAAGAATCTGGCACTGCTCGGTATCGGTAGACTTCTCATTGTCGATATGGACCGAATTGAACACACAAATCTGACACGCTCGGTTCTGTTTCGTGCAAAGGACGTCGGAAGATATAAAGCCGAGGTAGCCGCAGAACGGGCGACGGAGCTTAACCCCGATGTAAAAGCGAAAGCGTTTATCGGCAATATCATTGATGACATCGGACTGGGTGTATTTCGGAGAGCCGATGTAATCTTGGGCGGGCTCGACAACCGTGAAGCGCGGCTGGCAATCAATCAAGCCTGTTATAAAGTCAACAAGCCTTGGATTGATGGGGCGATCGAAGTGTTAAACGGGTTCGCGCGGGTTTTTCTGCCTCCGGACGGCGCCTGTTACGAGTGCACGATGACCGAGACGGATTGGAAACTGATCAATAAACGCAAATCCTGTGCGCTGTTGACTCATGAGCAGATGGCTGAGGGGAAAATTCCGACCACACCGACGTCTTCGTCGGTAATCGCGGGTATTCAGGTGCAGGAAATGCTGAAGTTGCTGCATAGTGACCGAGAACTGCCCACTCTCGCCGGAAAATGTTATGTCTTCAATGGTCTGACGCATGACTCCTATATCGTGGAATATCAGCGAAAGCCCGACTGCATGAGCCATGACTCCTATGAAAAAATCGAGCAGAAACCCTGGTCGGTCCGAACGATGACCTTGAAAGAACTGGTCGCCGCCATTAAAAACGAGATGGGCGAAAATGCAGTGGTGGATTTTGACCGAGATATTGCAACTGCGGCGGGTTGTACCTGCGGTGAAATAAAAGAACTTTTAAAACCCATACATCAGCTGAGCGGTATGGATATCACCTGTGCAAAATGCGGTAAAACCATGGATTTTGACAGCTTTCACTCCCTGAACGGAACCGAGCCGTTTTTAGATCAAACACCATATGACGTCGGGATTCCGCCGCTGCACATCATCACCGGAAGGGTGGGGACGAAACTGCGGTATTATGAATTCACCGGCGATGAAAAAGAGGTTTTTGCAGAGCTCTGA